TTGAGGTTATTAAGATCAGAATGCAATTACAAGGTGAGTTAGCATCAGTTGGTCAaggtatatataaaaatccATTCCAAGGTATCGGTGTTGTCTTTAGAAATGAAGGTTTTATGGCTTTACAGAAAGGTTTAAATGCTGCTTATATTTATCAGATTGCGTTAAATGGTTCAAGATTAGGTTTCTACGAGCCAATTAGATATGCTTTAAACAAAACTTTCTTCCCTGGAGTAGATTCTCATTTGAAACAAAATGTAGCTGTCAATGTTGCTGCTGGTGCAACTTCTGGTATTATTGGAGCTGTCATTGGTTCTCCATTATTCCTAGTGAAAACTAGATTACAATCATATTCTGAAGCATTCAAAGTCGGGGAACAAACTAGATATACAGGTGTTTGGAATGGTTTAAAAGCAATTTATAAAACAGAAGGTTTTAGAGGTCTGTACCGTGGCGTAGATGCCGCTATTTTAAGAACAGGTGCAGGTTCATCGGTCCAATTACCTATTTATAATACAACCAAAAGtgtattaattaaatctgATTTAATGAAAGATGGTCCAGCATTACATTTAACTGCTAGTACGATATCTGGTTTAGGTGTCGCCGTTGTTATGAACCCATGGGATGTTATTTTAACAAGAATATATAACCAAAGAGGTAATAAGTATAAGGGACCGATTGATTGTCTAGTCAAAACCGTTAAAATTGAAGGTTTATCTGCATTATACAAAGGTTTCGAAGCACAAGTTTTCAGAATTGGTCCACACACCATAATGTGTCTAACTTTCATGGAACAAACTATGAAACTGGTATACTCCGTTGAGAAGACGATTCTAGGACATAATTAAGAAatgtaaaaaaaattagacaATAATAATCGATGACATTTCAAATGCAcgtttttatattcttcaaCTTAACAGATAAGAGATATATGgtatgaatatattagtTAATTCGAAAGATACCCTTAAAATTCACcatatatagatatagaAATAACAATGACAATAATAGGTATATATTTCCGTATGTAATATGTGCTTCAAtagatattatttatattacaatTCTCTCAATTACAGatattttctctttctttgCTCTCTCTGTAGTTTTTGCAGTTTCGATCTTATTCAAATAACTGTTATAAACAACAACTTCTGCAACAAGTACTAAGATCCCAAAAAACAGgcataataatattctataTTCCGGTGATACTACCATAGATGATTTTGTCCAATACCAAATAGCAGCAATAACGGACAGCACACTAATAATGATGTTAAAAACTGTTGTAACTTGTTCCTTTATCTGTTTATTCATTTGAGCTGGCGAAATATAATCGTCGTCATATGCTTTTGATTGCAGATTGCTCTTCTTTATCATATTTTGGtaatcatcttcttcattttttaacttcaagtaattcaattgtttcttAAACTCATCGGTATAATGACTTCCTCGTACATGTTTTTCCTTGATTTGAAACTCTAGTGGGGTTAGTAATTCTTTTAGAGATATTTTTGGTTGtgttgatttattagaCTTGTATATATCCTTCAATGCATCGATAGAAATGTAATCTTGTTCAATGATTTCAGTGATCtctatattattacttGAGCTTGTGATTGACACCAGAAAATTTCTTATATTCGTATtcaatttaatatcaaacATTTCTTTAGCTGATATAAGTAATACTTACAGAGTATGTTTCTGAGGCGGTAATgtgaataaaaattatttagtGATTTTAAAGCAATTtgcatatttatatatttgtaatttaatttacgcttaatttaattatgtTCAAATACGAAATTTTAGAAGATACCATTTGGTTTAGAAAGTTCATTTTCGTAACTAAACGAAAAAAAAGtcaaaaaatacaaaaggGAAAGGTATATAAATTGTTCTATTCTTATACCATGTAAAATCAGACACTATTTATCTACATTGAACGAATCAGGAAAATGTAGACAAGGAGATGGATTAGCTTCAGAGCTGATAATATAACGGATTTACGAAAATGTATCTATCTATTGCtattaatcaaaatatattttgtcgaactaaatatatttctacATATCAATTACTTAATCCTCTATATCAATACATATATTGAGAAGCAGAccatttttgttttgcTCTTAAGGTGACTAAATCGTGGATATGACCAGGTTCGACACAGAGCATGTTTTTGTATCCATCTTTTGGTTCGAAATCACCCATACCGGCAGATTTCTTGATCCATGGATTCCAAACAACGGCATCTGACAGGTTTTCCCTGATTAAACCGTGGACTAACTGGTTAGTTTTCTTATTCAAAATAGTAATGTTTTCTTTGACATcaacatttaaatatcttCTATCAACCTCTCTGTCAATAATAACTTCAGCATTTTTTTCGACGGCAGCTTTACCTGTGATGTTATCGTGAGTGGCTTGGTTTTCTAAACCATGTACATAGACATTCTCAATAGAGTCCTGGATGTTGTAATAAGTGTGGAATAACCAATTGAAATCGAATGGAACATCCGATTCATTCCTAATATCGACACTTGTTTTCAAATGATCGTAACCTAACTCGATATTGTAAAGAATGGTGAACTTATATGGCCAAGCTTTAATTAATTCTCGATTTGCGTTTCCTTCATTCAATTCGAACTGGACAGTTGGTGGATAGGATCTAACTATACCCTTGAAAGTCCAGTTTGAATTTCTTGCAAAACCATGTTGTGGTAAATCCTTTAAGTATTTATCAGTTGTATTTTTTCCAAAAGCAGGGAACACCAATGGGATACCACCTCTAACAGGCTTTGAACCATCCAGTTTAGCAGCAGATGATAACCATAATTGTTCAACACCTTCCCTTTTCCAGGAGTACACGGTGGCAccatatttcaaaattgttACGGACGTTTCCTTGTTGTCAGGATGAGTTAATGTGACGATACTTGAAGTTTCTTTAATACTAGCCATATTTATTTTCGGTTATACGTTTTACGCTGTTAGTTTTGTTTCTATTTTAGTGTTTCGGTAAATTGTAAATATGAGAAACGAATAACTTTTATAAAGCCAATTGattgtattatttgtaACAACAGTTTAGATGTTTACCATACTGATAGATCAATTATTGAGCGATAActgttttatttacaaCGAACTAGTACATGGTTTGAGATGAATTAAAGGGGGATTGAAAGTGGAAAAGGGATGAATTAGAATTGTGCGTCACATGATCCATTATAAAAACTTAATTTTACCATTGTTATGTGACGTGTGTCAAAATTACGACGTGTCAAAACTTATGATCTTGTCTAATTATTCTATTTAGCTGCACTAATTTCGTATAACTGAGTGATATATCGTTCTTAAGATAGTTTTGAAAGAATTCCCTGTGGAACCTGAGAA
The window above is part of the Tetrapisispora phaffii CBS 4417 chromosome 7, complete genome genome. Proteins encoded here:
- the OAC1 gene encoding Oac1p (similar to Saccharomyces cerevisiae OAC1 (YKL120W); ancestral locus Anc_2.451): MPKDKTDIREKSAAQKISKFGSFTAGGLAACIAVTFTNPIEVIKIRMQLQGELASVGQGIYKNPFQGIGVVFRNEGFMALQKGLNAAYIYQIALNGSRLGFYEPIRYALNKTFFPGVDSHLKQNVAVNVAAGATSGIIGAVIGSPLFLVKTRLQSYSEAFKVGEQTRYTGVWNGLKAIYKTEGFRGLYRGVDAAILRTGAGSSVQLPIYNTTKSVLIKSDLMKDGPALHLTASTISGLGVAVVMNPWDVILTRIYNQRGNKYKGPIDCLVKTVKIEGLSALYKGFEAQVFRIGPHTIMCLTFMEQTMKLVYSVEKTILGHN
- the VPH2 gene encoding Vph2p (similar to Saccharomyces cerevisiae VPH2 (YKL119C); ancestral locus Anc_2.453); the encoded protein is MFDIKLNTNIRNFLVSITSSSNNIEITEIIEQDYISIDALKDIYKSNKSTQPKISLKELLTPLEFQIKEKHVRGSHYTDEFKKQLNYLKLKNEEDDYQNMIKKSNLQSKAYDDDYISPAQMNKQIKEQVTTVFNIIISVLSVIAAIWYWTKSSMVVSPEYRILLCLFFGILVLVAEVVVYNSYLNKIETAKTTERAKKEKISVIERIVI
- the TPHA0G02530 gene encoding D-hexose-6-phosphate mutarotase (similar to Saccharomyces cerevisiae YMR099C; ancestral locus Anc_2.456), producing the protein MASIKETSSIVTLTHPDNKETSVTILKYGATVYSWKREGVEQLWLSSAAKLDGSKPVRGGIPLVFPAFGKNTTDKYLKDLPQHGFARNSNWTFKGIVRSYPPTVQFELNEGNANRELIKAWPYKFTILYNIELGYDHLKTSVDIRNESDVPFDFNWLFHTYYNIQDSIENVYVHGLENQATHDNITGKAAVEKNAEVIIDREVDRRYLNVDVKENITILNKKTNQLVHGLIRENLSDAVVWNPWIKKSAGMGDFEPKDGYKNMLCVEPGHIHDLVTLRAKQKWSASQYMY